From Pseudomonas fluorescens:
CAAGAACAGGCTGTTGATGGTCGTCGCATTCAAAGGCAGTACTCCATGAGCATATAAGACGGGCGCAAACTGACCATGCAGTCTACGTGCCAGCGATTCTAACCTGTTGAATTGCCGCGCTGTCAAAAAGCTTTTTCTGATTCATATAGATCCAAATGTGGGAGGGGGCTTGCCCCCGATTACGCTGTATCAGAATCAGATGTGCTGATTGACACACTGCTATCGGGGGCAAGCCCCTCCCACCTTCTTGACCCAGTTGTATCAGTTAGAGGCGGAAGCGCCCGACCATCCCGTTCAAATCCACCGCCAGGCGCGACAGCTCACCGCTCGCCGCACTGGTCTGGCTGGCGCCGGTTGCCGATTGCACCGACAAGTCGCGGATATTCACCAGGTTGCGGTCCACTTCCCGCGCCACCTGGGCCTGTTCTTCCGCCGCGCTGGCGATGACCAGGTTGCGCTCGTTGATCTCGATGATCGCCGTGTTGATGGTGTCCAACGACATACCTGCGCCTTTGGCGATGTTCAGCGTCGATTCCGCGCGCTCGGTGCTGTTACGCATCGAGTCCACGGCGTGCTCGGTGCCGGCCTGGATGCTGCCGATCATGCGCTCGATTTCGCTGGTGGATTGTTGGGTGCGATGGGCCAGGGCCCGCACTTCATCGGCCACCACGGCAAAACCGCGGCCGGCTTCGCCCGCGCGCGCCGCTTCAATCGCTGCGTTCAGGGCCAGCAGGTTGGTCTGGTCGGCCAGGCCGCGAATCACGTCGAGTACCTTGCCGATATCACGGGACTCATTGGCCAGCTCGCCAATCAGCGTGGCAGTGGCTTGCACGTCGCCACTCATGCGCTCGATGGCGCTGACGGTTTCCTGTACCAGGTCGCGGCCGTCACCGGCAGAGGTGGTGGCGTTGCGCGAGGCCTCGGAGGTGCTCACCGCATTGCGTGCGACTTCCTCGACGGCGCTGGTCATCTCGTTGACGGCGGTGGCGGCTTGTTCGATTTCGTTGTTTTGCTGGGTCAGGCCGCGAGCGCTTTCATCCGTGACCGCGTTCAGTTCTTCCGCGGCGGAAGCCAACTGGGTGGCCGAGCCGGCGATGCGTTGCAAGGTGTCGCGCAGTTTGTCCTGCATCTTCGTCATCGCCGCCAGCAGGCGACCGGCCTCGTCGTTGCCGTCGACCTTGATCGGCCGTGTGAGGTTGCCTTCGGCGATCTCTTCCGCGGCATCCAGGGCCTGGGAAATCGGCACGGTGATGCTGCGGGTCAACAGCCAGGCGAACAACAACGTCAGCGCGGTGGCGATCACCAGCAGGCCCACCACCAGGTCAAAGGCCAGGTTGTACTGGTCTTCGGCTTGTTGGTTGGTGGCCAGGGCCATCTTGTTATTAATCTCCAGCAGGCGCGTGAGTACCGCGTTGACCTGCTCGGAGTTGCTCAGCAATTCGGTGTTGAGCAGGCTGCGCAATTCCTCCATCTGGTTGGCGCGCGACAAGCTCTTCATGCGCTCTTCGATCTGATGGTATTGGCTGAGCAAGCGTACGTACTCGTCGTAGGTCGAGCGTTCCTCGCTGCTGTCGATCAGTTTTTCGTAGACACCCTGTGCTGTGCGAATCTGCTGGTTGCGCAGGTCAAAGGCTTCCAGGGTCTTTTGCTGCACATCCGGTTCGCGGTTGGTCAGCAAGCGGTATGACAGCACCCGCAGGCGCAGGGTCAGTTGGGTGAATTCATCAAGGGCGCGAATGCTCGGCACGCTGGACAGGGTGATGTCTTCCGCGGCGCCACGGATCTTGCTCATCTGGTTCAGGGCGAATACACCGAGAAACAACATAAGTGCACCAATCAACGCGAAGCCTAGGAAGGCGCGCGGCGCGATATTCATATTACGAAGAGACATGCTGGAGTCCTGGGGGAGGAGCGCGATCCATGCGGCCATGAGACGGGGTGTGCATCGCGTATCGGCCGTACGACTAAAGTCTAAAGGGGCGTGCGCTTTTGTCGCATCTGACGAGGGGTTGCACCGATTCCGGAACCAGATGGGGTAAATGCAGTCACTAAGGCTCGAAAGTGCGGCCCGGCCCTTAACTATCGGGCTGCGCGCCGGGGATAACCCTGGCATCCGAGGTGAATTTTCTTTATCGTCACCGCCCTTTTAAAAAGCCAGAGAAATCAAAATGTTAGAAGCATCCCTCAGCCAACTGGAACAACTGGTCAGCGACCTGGTACAGCAGAATCAAGACCTGCTGGGCAGCAACGAGGCCCTCAAGGCCGAACTGGCCCGCGCCAAGGATGAGAACGACAGCCTGCAACTGAACCTGATGGAGCAGGAAGAAAAGCACGGTGCCACCGCCGCGCGCATTCAAGCACTGGTTGAACGCGTGAGCGCAGGGCCTGTCAGCGCATGAACCAAGGGATAAAGGTCGTTTCGATTCTCGGAGAGGATTACTCGATCAAGGCACCGGCCGGGGAAGATCAAACCCTGATGCACGCCGTGACGATGCTCAAGGCCTCCCTGGCCACCACCAAGAAAAAGTACCCGACCCTCATCGGTGACAAATTACTGGTGCTGGCCGCGCTGAACCTGTGCGCCGAGCAGATCGAAATGCAGCAGCGTCACCAGCAGGAACTCGACCGTTACCAAGAGCAAGTCAGCGCCACGGTCGAGGTGATTTCGAAGGCGATCGGGCAGCCTTGATACTGCCGTTGAACCGATGGCTGCATGCCAGGCGGTATCTAACCGCAAACTCGGCGATACGCTCCCATCTACCGGGAGCGTATGCCTGCTGAACATGGGCGCGTCGCTTTTGAATGTTCAGCCTTAACCCAGGTAATAGCCGATCGTCAGTCGGCCCCCTGACATAGGGCGATAGTATTTTCGAAGTACCGACGCTGTTTGGTTTGATCTGTCGGTCAAGCGATCGCCAATGGTGATGGAGAACACGTATTCGGGGTTGTGTTCCGTCCCTGGTACTTCCGGGAACGCGCGATCATTTTTAACAGTAAAGACCACTTCGACTTTGCGCGCCGAGGCGGGCTCTGTTGTCGCTTTTTCTGAAAATACGGCTTCGACGGTGTAGCGGTTTTTCTCCTCGCCCACGTCAGGCAGCAGCTTGTATGTTTTCTCGGTGCAAACGTAGGTCTTGTCTACGATCCACTCCTCACCGATTCTGATCAAAACATCTTCCGGCGCATCACCGACATAGCTGGATGTGCCGATGTTTTCTTGTTGAAGCATGATTTTCGTTTTCATTGATGTTGATCCTATGCGTAGTCGCGCTGCAGAAAAAACTGCACTTATCCCGAATACGGCAAGACAACGTTCAGGGCATACGATTCTATCTGCCTCTCGTGTGATCAACACCTGTCAACCTTGACAGGTGCTTAGTACCATTTGTCCTGCATGTTCAGGCAGGTGTCATCCCTGTCCTCCAGCAGGCGCAATTCGTGATGACAACCCGGCACCTCCCACGTCAGGAAATACCGCGCAGCCTGGAGCTTGCCTTTATAGAAGTCGACATCCGCTGCATTGCCCTTGGCCAACCCTTCCTCGGCGCGAATCGCCTGTTCCAGCCAGCGCCAACCGATCACCGTGTGCCCGAATACCTTCAGGTACAGCGCCGAGTTCGCCAGGCTGCTGTTGACCTTGCCTTGGGCGAGATCGGTCAGCAGGCCAATCGTGACGCTTTGCAGGCGGGCCACCAGGTGTTCCAGCGGTTCCCTCAGGGCGGTCAGCGAAGGGTATTTCTGCGCGCGTGCGCCGGTCTCGGCGATCAACCGAATCAACTGTTTTAGACCAGCGCCGCCGTTCTGTGCGAGCTTGCGCCCGAGCAAATCCAGGGACTGGATGCCGTGGGTGCCTTCGTGGATCGGGTTCAGGCGGTTGTCGCGGTAGTACTGTTCCACCGGGTATTCACGGGTGTAACCGTGGCCGCCGAGGATCTGGATCGCCAGCTCGTTGGCCTTCAGGCAGAACTCCGAAGGCCAGGATTTGACGATGGGGGTGAGCAGGTCCAGCAGTTCGTGGGCTTGCCGGCGTTCGATGTCGGTGGCCAGGGTGGTGGTGTCATCGAACAGCCGCGCGGCATATAGGCCCAGGTCGAAGGCGCCTTCGACGTAGGCTTTCTGGGTCAGCAACATGCGCTTGATATCGGCGTGCTGGATGATGGACACCGGTGCAGTGGTCGGGTCCTTGCTGTCCGGCAGGCGGCCTTGGGGGCGTTCGCGGGCGTACTCCAACGAGTAGAGGTAACCGGCGTAGCCGAGCATCACCGCGCCCATGCCCACGCCGATACGTGCTTCGTTCATCATCTGGAACATGCAGCTCAGGCCCTGGTGGGGTTTGCCCACCAGGTAGCCGACGCAGTGGCCGTTATCGCCGAAATTCAGCGCTGTGGACGTGGTGCCGCGCCAACCCATCTTGTGGAACAGCCCGGCCAGCAACACATCGTTGCGCGCCCCCAGGCTGCCGTCGTCGTTGACGAGGAATTTGGGCACGATAAACAGCGAAATGCCCTTCACCCCGGCTGGTGCGTCCGGCAACTTGGCCAACACCATGTGCACAATGTTTTCCGACAGCGGATGGTCGCCGCCGGAGATGAAGATCTTGTTGCCCTTGAGGCGATAGCTGCCGTCGGCCGCAGGCTCCGCGCGGGTTCGGATATCTGATAGGGAGGAGCCGGCATGGGGTTCGGTCAGCGCCATGGTGCCGAAGAAGCGGCCCTCGATCATCGGCTGCAGGAAGCGTTGTTTCTGCTCCTCGGTGCCGAAGCTTTCGATCAGGTTGGCTGCGCCCATGGTCAGGAACGGGTAGGAAGTAGAGGCGGCGTTGGCGGCTTGGAAGTGGGCGAAACAGGCCTGGGACAGCAGGGTGGGTAGCTGCATGCCACCGGCTTCGAAACTGCGCGCAGCATTGAGGAAACCGGCTTCCAGAAAGGCATCCACGGCGGGTTTCACTTCTGGAATCAGAATTGCCTTGCCGTCTTCGTAGCGCGGTTCGTTTTCGTCGTTTTTGCGGTTATGCGGCGCGAAGTACTTTTCCGCGATGCTGCGCGCGGTGCTGATCGCGGCGTCGAAGGTTTCGCGGTTGTGTTCGGCAAACCGCTCGCGCTGGGTCAGGCCCTCGGCGTCGAGGACTTCGTACAGCTCGAAAGCCAGATTGCGGGAACTGAGGAGCGTCTCGGACATGGCGGCTTACCTATATGGAGTAGGCCGGAGTCTAAGTGCGCGAATAGAGGCTGGATAGCAAGATTGATTTGGGTGATGAAGAGGCAGAACGCGGGGAGGGGAATTGAAAGGCGATCAAATGTGGGAGGGGGCTTGCCCCGATAGCAGTGTGTCAGTATCCGATGGACTGACTGATACTCCGCTATCGGGGGCAAGCCCCCTCTCACATGTTGACCGTGTTTCGTCAGGGTTAGCCGATGGTCATCAGGCTGGCGTTGCCGCCCGCCGCAGCGGTGTTGACGCTCAACGCTCGCTCGATCACCAGGCGCTCCAGGGCAATCGCCGTTTCCCCTTGGGACAGACCATGCACGCCGACAATCGCCCCGCCACGCTGGGCCACTTGCTGGCACACCGCACGCAGTTGGTCGGAATCGCCGTGGTGCAGGACCGCGTCGAACACCACTTCGTCTTTGGTCCAGTCCGCCACGCGTTTGATCTTCGCCTGAATCTCCTTCGGCAGGCGTGTGAACACGGCTTTGGTCAGGTCAGTTTCCGGCCATACCGCTGAACCGCCAACGGCCAAGACCGCCGCGAGCTGGGTCAGCAGGTCGCCTTCGACTTCCGCCAGGCACAACACGTGCTCGCGAGGCAGGATGGCGTAGCTGTTGCGCTCGCCGGTCGGGCCGGCCAGTTGGCGAGTGATACCGCTTTGCGATTGCGCGGCGAACTGCGTGCACAGGGCGCTCAGTTCGCTGAACTTATTGCTGTCGGCCCAGGTTTTCAGGGCGTTCAGCGGTTGGCTCATGGCGTCGCGCAGGCGCACATCGGGTGCAGTCAGCTTGTCGCCGCGTACGAAGGATTGCTCGATGGCATCCGTAGGACGGGTCGACAGCAGGCGATACAGGTACAACGGGCCACCGGCTTTCGGGCCGGTCCCCGACAGGCCTTCGCCGCCGAATGGCTGTACGCCGACCACGGCCCCGACGATGTTGCGGTTCACATAGACGTTACCGGCATTGACGTTGTCGATCACCTTGGCGATGGTCTCGTCGATGCGGGTATGCACACCCAGGGTCAGACCGTAGCCGGAGGCGTTGATCTGGCCGATGAGCTGGTCGATTTCTTTGCGCTTGTAGCGCACCACGTGCAGTACCGGGCCGAAGATTTCCCGTTGCAGCTCGTCGAAGCTTTCCAGCTCGATCAGGGTCGGCATCACGAAGGTGCCGCGCTTGATCTCTTCGCCATCGGCAATCGCCACTTGGTACACATTGCGGCCTTTGTCACGCATGGCCTGGATATGTTTCTCGATGCCGGCCTTGGCTTCGGCGTCGATCACCGGGCCGATATCCACCGACAGGCGCTCCGGGTTGCCCAGGCGGCATTCCGCCATGGCGCCCTTGAGCATTTCGATCACGCGGTCTGCCGAATCTTCCTGCAGGCACAGGACGCGCAGGGCCGAGCAACGCTGGCCGGCGCTATCAAACGCGGACGACACCACATCGATGACCACTTGTTCGGTCAGCGCCGAGGAGTCGACGATCATTGCGTTCTGGCCGCCGGTTTCGGCGATCAGCGGGATCGGACGACCCTGGGCATCCAGGCGCCCGGCGACGCTGCGTTGCAGCAGGCGCGCGACTTCGGTGGAACCGGTGAACATCACGCCTTTGACGCGATCATCACCGACCAGGCGTGCCCCCACGCTTTCACCCTGGCCTGGCAGCAGTTGCAGCACGCCTTCCGGGATACCGGCTTCGAGCAGGATGCGCACGGCTTGGGCGGCAACCAGTGGGGTCTGTTCGGCAGGCTTGGCCAGCACCGGGTTACCGGCGGCCAGTGCCGCGGCGACTTGGCCGCTGAAGATCGCCAATGGGAAGTTCCATGGGCTGATGCAGACCACCGGGCCCAACGGGCGGTGGGCATCGTTGGTGAAGTCGTTGCGCGCCTGTACCGCGTAGTAGCGCAGGAAGTCCACGGCTTCACGCACTTCGGCGATGGCGTTGGCGAAGGTCTTGCCGGCTTCGCGTGCCAGCAGGCCCATCAGTGGCTGGATCTCGCCTTCCATCAGGTCGGCGGCCCGTTCCAGGATCGCGGCGCGCTCGGCGGGCGGGGTGGCCTGCCAGATCGGGCCGGCGTTGATGGCGCACTGGATCGCGTTATCGACGTCTTCGACGGTGGCTTCCTGTACGTGGCCGACCACATCGCGCAGGTCGGACGGGTTCAATACCGCTGCCGCTGCTTGATTGCTGGCGGCGCATCCGAGCATCGGCGCGGCTTTCCAGTCGTTGTGCGCAGTGGCCAGCAGGGCGCAGGAGAGCGACGCCAAGCGGTGTTCGTTGGCCAGGTCGATACCGGCCGAGTTGGCGCGGTCGCTGCCGTACAGGTCACGCGGCAGCGGGATGCGCGGGTGCGGCAGGCCGAAGCCGCCTTCCAG
This genomic window contains:
- a CDS encoding acyl-CoA dehydrogenase translates to MSETLLSSRNLAFELYEVLDAEGLTQRERFAEHNRETFDAAISTARSIAEKYFAPHNRKNDENEPRYEDGKAILIPEVKPAVDAFLEAGFLNAARSFEAGGMQLPTLLSQACFAHFQAANAASTSYPFLTMGAANLIESFGTEEQKQRFLQPMIEGRFFGTMALTEPHAGSSLSDIRTRAEPAADGSYRLKGNKIFISGGDHPLSENIVHMVLAKLPDAPAGVKGISLFIVPKFLVNDDGSLGARNDVLLAGLFHKMGWRGTTSTALNFGDNGHCVGYLVGKPHQGLSCMFQMMNEARIGVGMGAVMLGYAGYLYSLEYARERPQGRLPDSKDPTTAPVSIIQHADIKRMLLTQKAYVEGAFDLGLYAARLFDDTTTLATDIERRQAHELLDLLTPIVKSWPSEFCLKANELAIQILGGHGYTREYPVEQYYRDNRLNPIHEGTHGIQSLDLLGRKLAQNGGAGLKQLIRLIAETGARAQKYPSLTALREPLEHLVARLQSVTIGLLTDLAQGKVNSSLANSALYLKVFGHTVIGWRWLEQAIRAEEGLAKGNAADVDFYKGKLQAARYFLTWEVPGCHHELRLLEDRDDTCLNMQDKWY
- a CDS encoding cell division protein ZapA, whose product is MNQGIKVVSILGEDYSIKAPAGEDQTLMHAVTMLKASLATTKKKYPTLIGDKLLVLAALNLCAEQIEMQQRHQQELDRYQEQVSATVEVISKAIGQP
- a CDS encoding methyl-accepting chemotaxis protein yields the protein MTKMQDKLRDTLQRIAGSATQLASAAEELNAVTDESARGLTQQNNEIEQAATAVNEMTSAVEEVARNAVSTSEASRNATTSAGDGRDLVQETVSAIERMSGDVQATATLIGELANESRDIGKVLDVIRGLADQTNLLALNAAIEAARAGEAGRGFAVVADEVRALAHRTQQSTSEIERMIGSIQAGTEHAVDSMRNSTERAESTLNIAKGAGMSLDTINTAIIEINERNLVIASAAEEQAQVAREVDRNLVNIRDLSVQSATGASQTSAASGELSRLAVDLNGMVGRFRL
- the putA gene encoding trifunctional transcriptional regulator/proline dehydrogenase/L-glutamate gamma-semialdehyde dehydrogenase — translated: MATTTLGVKLDDPTRERLKAAATSIDRTPHWLIKQAIFNYLEKLEGGATLTELNGLSSKDADDAGEVQADHAHQCFLEFAESILPQSVLRASITAAYRRPEPEVVPMLIEQARLPAQMAEATNKLAASIAEKLRNQKSAGGRAGIVQGLLQEFSLSSQEGVALMCLAEALLRIPDKGTRDALIRDKISTGNWQPHLGNSPSLFVNAATWGLLLTGKLVATHNEAGLTSSLSRIIGKSGEPMIRKGVDMAMRLMGEQFVTGETIAEALANASKFEAKGFRYSYDMLGEAALTEHDAQKYLASYEQAIHSIGKASHGRGIYEGPGISIKLSALHPRYSRAQYERVMDELYPRLLSLTLLAKQYDIGLNIDAEEADRLELSLDLLERLCFEPQLTGWNGIGFVIQAYQKRCPYVIDYVIDLARRSRHRLMIRLVKGAYWDSEIKRAQVEGLEGYPVYTRKVYTDVSYIACARKLLSVPEAIYPQFATHNAHTLSAIYHIAGQNYYPGQYEFQCLHGMGEPLYEQVVGKVSEGKLNRPCRVYAPVGTHETLLAYLVRRLLENGANTSFVNRIADQSISIQELVADPVASIEQMATLEGGFGLPHPRIPLPRDLYGSDRANSAGIDLANEHRLASLSCALLATAHNDWKAAPMLGCAASNQAAAAVLNPSDLRDVVGHVQEATVEDVDNAIQCAINAGPIWQATPPAERAAILERAADLMEGEIQPLMGLLAREAGKTFANAIAEVREAVDFLRYYAVQARNDFTNDAHRPLGPVVCISPWNFPLAIFSGQVAAALAAGNPVLAKPAEQTPLVAAQAVRILLEAGIPEGVLQLLPGQGESVGARLVGDDRVKGVMFTGSTEVARLLQRSVAGRLDAQGRPIPLIAETGGQNAMIVDSSALTEQVVIDVVSSAFDSAGQRCSALRVLCLQEDSADRVIEMLKGAMAECRLGNPERLSVDIGPVIDAEAKAGIEKHIQAMRDKGRNVYQVAIADGEEIKRGTFVMPTLIELESFDELQREIFGPVLHVVRYKRKEIDQLIGQINASGYGLTLGVHTRIDETIAKVIDNVNAGNVYVNRNIVGAVVGVQPFGGEGLSGTGPKAGGPLYLYRLLSTRPTDAIEQSFVRGDKLTAPDVRLRDAMSQPLNALKTWADSNKFSELSALCTQFAAQSQSGITRQLAGPTGERNSYAILPREHVLCLAEVEGDLLTQLAAVLAVGGSAVWPETDLTKAVFTRLPKEIQAKIKRVADWTKDEVVFDAVLHHGDSDQLRAVCQQVAQRGGAIVGVHGLSQGETAIALERLVIERALSVNTAAAGGNASLMTIG